The proteins below come from a single Megalops cyprinoides isolate fMegCyp1 chromosome 5, fMegCyp1.pri, whole genome shotgun sequence genomic window:
- the LOC118777833 gene encoding heat shock protein beta-11-like, whose protein sequence is MLCSHVFQPSFGHLMDFHWPVRSLWPETRPLFFREEVMRRHMQEMKNSLELMEKLQQQIFEEIDQVPASMSIQPVSYQVEKEGDRFALTLDTEDFSPEELSVKQVGRKLRVCGKTEKKQEDGKGSYSYKRQEFRQEFDLPEGVNPDAVTCSLTDGRLQIQAPRVAVSEPQERVVPIACSPAEKTLHFQSAQAEGRTEETQKDH, encoded by the coding sequence ATGCTGTGCTCCCACGTCTTCCAGCCTTCCTTCGGCCACCTGATGGATTTCCACTGGCCCGTTCGCAGTCTCTGGCCAGAGACAAGACCCCTCTTCTTTCGGGAGGAGGTGATGCGCAGACACATGCAGGAGATGAAGAACAGCCTGGAGCTGATGGAGAAACTTCAGCAACAGATCTTTGAGGAGATCGACCAGGTCCCAGCCTCTATGAGCATCCAACCAGTCTCATACcaggtggagaaagagggagaccgCTTTGCCCTGACACTGGACACTGAAGACTTCTCCCCAGAAGAGCTCTCCGTCAAACAGGTGGGAAGGAAGCTACGAGTGTGCGGCAAGACGGAGAAGAAGCAGGAGGACGGAAAAGGTTCCTACTCTTACAAAAGGCAGGAGTTCAGACAGGAGTTTGATCTGCCCGAGGGCGTCAACCCCGATGCGGTCACGTGCTCCCTGACGGACGGCCGGCTCCAGATCCAGGCGCCCAGGGTGGCCGTGTCCGAGCCCCAGGAGAGGGTGGTTCCCATCGCCTGCAGCCCTGCTGAGAAGACTCTGCATTTTCAGAGCGCGCAGGCAGAGGGACGCACAGAGGAGACTCAGAAGGACCATTAG
- the LOC118777834 gene encoding heat shock protein 30-like translates to MLCSHVFQPSFGHLMDFHWPVRSLWPETRPLFFREEVMRRHMQEMKNSLELMEKLQQQIFEEIDQVPASMSIQPVSYQVEKEGDRFALTLDTKDFSPEELSVKQVGRKLRVCGKTEKKQEDGKGSYSYKRQEFRQEFDLPEGVNPDAVTCSLTDGRLQIQAPRAAVSEPQERVVPIACSPAEKTLHFQSAQAEGRTEETQKDH, encoded by the coding sequence ATGCTGTGCTCCCACGTCTTCCAGCCTTCCTTCGGCCACCTGATGGATTTCCACTGGCCCGTTCGCAGTCTCTGGCCAGAGACGAGACCCCTCTTCTTTCGGGAGGAGGTGATGCGCAGACACATGCAGGAGATGAAGAACAGCCTGGAGCTGATGGAGAAACTTCAGCAACAGATCTTTGAGGAGATCGACCAGGTCCCAGCCTCTATGAGCATCCAACCAGTCTCATACcaggtggagaaagagggagaccgCTTTGCCCTGACACTGGACACTAAAGACTTCTCCCCAGAAGAGCTCTCCGTCAAACAGGTGGGAAGGAAGCTACGAGTGTGCGGCAAGACGGAGAAGAAGCAGGAGGACGGAAAAGGTTCCTACTCTTACAAAAGGCAGGAGTTCAGACAGGAGTTTGATCTGCCCGAGGGCGTCAACCCTGATGCGGTCACGTGCTCCCTGACGGATGGCCGGCTCCAGATCCAGGCGCCCAGGGCGGCCGTGTCCGAGCCCCAGGAGAGGGTGGTTCCCATCGCCTGCAGCCCTGCTGAGAAGACTCTGCATTTTCAGAGTGCGCAGGCAGAGGGACGCACAGAGGAGACTCAGAAGGACCATTAG